The following proteins are encoded in a genomic region of Planctomycetota bacterium:
- a CDS encoding HlyD family efflux transporter periplasmic adaptor subunit produces MRKPRRIRTPIRRYLNLFRLRVIPLALWAGAVAGVAMLWSSRVTRMDAPAQIDALRQATLAPVQTGTLASVAVGLSEEVRAGQVLVRLDDAAVRAELEVAQAELKRLEAELPAAELRLRQEAEARKLDLLALDRTYSVRTEQMRLAKLNHLIEIENEQVNAERLAALLRRQEVMHQRGVIGDQILDDTRYQLEASRKKIKATREAIAVVDQQVQAAQARERVGEPVLGQESLEVALAPLRRAVDAQLERIREIQARRQALALASPIDGVVTAVYHWEGETVRAGDPVLMVADPRTLYVVSFIEPGAPIEPAAGMEVEVRRKTIPIQVATARVIEVGAQVERIPSRLSGPARAQRRWGRRVLIELPPSMQPQAGNLPWNEAGAPQLGETLFVRFSSPRRSTALLQAEPLDEPVPPL; encoded by the coding sequence ATGAGAAAACCACGCCGCATCCGCACACCCATCCGGCGGTATCTGAACCTGTTCCGCCTGCGCGTGATCCCGCTGGCCCTCTGGGCGGGAGCCGTGGCGGGGGTGGCGATGCTCTGGAGCAGCCGCGTCACGCGGATGGATGCTCCGGCGCAGATTGACGCCCTGCGCCAGGCCACGCTGGCGCCCGTGCAGACCGGCACCCTCGCGAGCGTGGCCGTGGGCCTCTCCGAGGAGGTGAGGGCCGGGCAGGTGCTGGTGCGCCTGGACGATGCGGCCGTGCGCGCGGAACTCGAGGTGGCCCAGGCCGAGCTGAAGCGCCTCGAGGCTGAGCTGCCCGCCGCCGAGTTGCGCCTGCGGCAGGAGGCCGAGGCACGCAAGCTCGACCTTCTGGCCCTCGACCGCACCTACAGCGTCCGCACCGAGCAGATGCGGCTGGCCAAGCTCAACCACCTCATCGAGATCGAGAACGAGCAGGTCAACGCCGAACGTCTCGCCGCCTTGCTGCGGCGGCAGGAGGTGATGCACCAGCGCGGGGTCATCGGCGACCAGATTCTGGACGACACCCGGTATCAGCTCGAGGCGTCTCGGAAGAAGATCAAGGCCACGCGCGAGGCCATCGCGGTCGTGGACCAGCAGGTGCAGGCCGCCCAGGCGCGCGAGCGGGTGGGCGAGCCCGTGCTGGGGCAGGAGAGCCTGGAGGTGGCCCTGGCGCCGTTGCGCCGCGCCGTGGATGCCCAGCTGGAGCGCATCCGCGAAATCCAGGCCCGGCGCCAGGCGCTCGCGCTCGCCTCCCCCATTGACGGGGTCGTCACGGCCGTCTACCACTGGGAGGGCGAGACGGTGCGGGCCGGCGACCCCGTGCTGATGGTGGCTGATCCGCGGACCCTGTACGTCGTGAGCTTCATCGAGCCGGGCGCGCCCATCGAGCCGGCGGCGGGCATGGAGGTCGAGGTCCGTCGCAAGACCATCCCCATCCAGGTGGCCACGGCCCGCGTCATCGAGGTTGGCGCGCAGGTCGAGCGCATCCCGTCGCGTCTGTCGGGGCCGGCCCGCGCCCAGCGGCGCTGGGGGCGACGCGTGCTCATCGAGCTGCCGCCCAGCATGCAGCCGCAGGCCGGCAACCTCCCCTGGAACGAGGCCGGCGCCCCGCAACTGGGCGAGACGCTCTTCGTCAGATTCTCGTCGCCGCGCCGCTCGACGGCCCTTCTTCAGGCCGAGCCGCTCGACGAGCCCGTGCCGCCGCTCTGA
- a CDS encoding DUF4956 domain-containing protein, with protein sequence MDWVAQLRETLEASAPASLPTLLLGLLLAFVLGNVTAWTYMHTHTGLSYARSFVQSLVLLPVILAMAMAVVAAANSLVIAFGLMGAVAIVRFRTILKDTRDTAFLLLTLVIGLATGTGAFEIAVLGTVAICAITFLMHLTSFGSRQHFDVLLSFRLLGGAQALGALRPVLSRHCRRAVLASQRVSDAAGAADFSYRLLLRDPQRSAELAADLAEAAGVSHVSMIQRDEEGEV encoded by the coding sequence GTGGACTGGGTGGCCCAACTGCGCGAGACCCTCGAGGCCTCGGCCCCCGCGAGCCTGCCCACCTTGCTGCTGGGCCTCCTGCTGGCGTTCGTGCTGGGCAATGTGACGGCGTGGACGTATATGCACACCCACACGGGACTCTCCTATGCGCGGTCCTTTGTGCAGTCGCTCGTGCTGTTGCCTGTGATTCTGGCCATGGCCATGGCCGTGGTGGCCGCGGCCAACAGCCTCGTCATCGCCTTCGGCCTCATGGGCGCCGTGGCCATCGTGCGCTTCCGCACGATCCTCAAGGACACGCGCGACACGGCCTTCCTGCTCCTCACCCTGGTGATCGGCCTCGCCACGGGCACCGGGGCATTCGAGATCGCCGTCCTGGGCACGGTGGCCATCTGCGCCATCACCTTCCTGATGCACCTGACGTCGTTCGGCTCGCGGCAGCATTTCGACGTGTTGCTGAGCTTCCGCCTCCTGGGCGGCGCCCAGGCTCTCGGCGCCCTGCGCCCCGTGCTCTCGCGCCACTGCCGCCGAGCCGTCCTGGCCTCGCAACGCGTCAGCGATGCCGCCGGGGCCGCCGACTTCTCCTATCGCCTTCTGCTGCGGGACCCGCAGCGGTCCGCCGAGCTGGCCGCCGACCTGGCCGAGGCCGCGGGAGTGTCCCACGTCTCGATGATCCAGCGCGACGAGGAGGGCGAGGTCTGA